In Mycobacterium sp. JS623, one genomic interval encodes:
- a CDS encoding ABC transporter substrate-binding protein produces MRARRLGAAALAALTTASGVSACGSGGGGTVINYYTAANEMTTFTAVAKRCNEELGGRFKIQQVSLPKGADDQRLQLARRLTGNDKTLDVMALDVVWTAEFAEAGWALPLSDDPSGKAEADAKSNTLPGPLETATWQNKLYAAPITTNTQLLWYRADLMDKPPETWDGMVDEATRLHDAGKPSWIAVQAKQYEGLVVWFNTLLESAGGQVLSDDGKSVTLTDTPEHRAATVKALQVIKAVATAPGADPSVTQTDESTARLGFEQGKAALEVNWPYVLAGLLENAVKGGVAFLPLNKDPDLAGTINDAGTFSPTDEQFKAAFDASKKVFGFAPYPGMQPGEPAKVTIGGLNLAVARTTQHKAEAFEAIRCLRNVENQRYTSVEGGLPAVRTSLYDDPAFQAKYPQYAIIRDQLTNAAVRPATPVYQAVSTRISVTLAPITDIDPERTADELTVQVQKAIDGKGLIP; encoded by the coding sequence GTGCGCGCTCGGCGGCTAGGTGCTGCGGCATTGGCAGCGTTGACGACTGCGTCAGGGGTATCCGCGTGTGGATCCGGCGGCGGCGGCACCGTCATCAACTATTACACCGCGGCTAACGAGATGACCACGTTCACCGCGGTCGCCAAGCGCTGCAACGAAGAACTCGGTGGACGTTTCAAGATCCAACAGGTCAGCTTGCCGAAGGGCGCCGACGATCAGCGCCTGCAGCTGGCTCGGCGGCTCACCGGCAACGACAAGACGCTGGATGTGATGGCGCTCGACGTGGTGTGGACCGCCGAGTTCGCCGAGGCCGGTTGGGCTTTGCCGCTTTCGGACGATCCGTCGGGCAAGGCGGAGGCCGATGCCAAGAGCAACACGCTGCCTGGACCGCTGGAGACGGCCACCTGGCAGAACAAGCTCTACGCCGCCCCGATCACGACCAACACCCAATTGCTTTGGTACCGAGCCGATTTGATGGACAAGCCACCCGAGACCTGGGATGGCATGGTCGATGAAGCGACGCGATTGCACGATGCAGGCAAACCCAGCTGGATCGCGGTTCAGGCCAAGCAATACGAGGGTCTGGTGGTGTGGTTCAACACCTTGCTGGAAAGCGCTGGCGGTCAAGTGCTTTCCGATGACGGCAAGTCCGTTACACTGACCGATACCCCTGAACATCGCGCCGCGACCGTCAAGGCGCTCCAGGTGATAAAGGCCGTTGCTACCGCACCCGGCGCCGATCCGTCGGTCACGCAGACCGACGAGAGCACTGCGCGGTTGGGATTCGAGCAGGGCAAAGCCGCGCTGGAAGTGAACTGGCCCTACGTACTGGCGGGGCTGCTGGAGAACGCCGTCAAGGGCGGCGTTGCCTTCCTGCCGCTGAACAAGGATCCCGACCTGGCCGGCACCATCAACGACGCAGGCACGTTCTCTCCGACCGACGAGCAGTTCAAGGCCGCCTTTGACGCCAGCAAGAAGGTGTTCGGCTTCGCGCCCTACCCAGGAATGCAGCCAGGTGAACCGGCCAAGGTGACGATCGGCGGGCTGAACCTCGCTGTCGCGAGGACCACCCAACACAAAGCGGAGGCGTTCGAAGCCATTCGCTGCCTGCGCAATGTCGAGAATCAGCGGTACACCTCGGTCGAGGGCGGCCTGCCAGCCGTGCGGACCTCGCTATACGACGATCCGGCGTTCCAGGCGAAATACCCGCAGTACGCCATCATCCGGGACCAGCTGACCAACGCCGCGGTGCGGCCCGCGACCCCGGTCTACCAAGCGGTGTCGACGCGAATCTCGGTCACGCTGGCGCCGATCACCGACATCGACCCTGAGCGCACGGCCGACGAGCTCACGGTCCAGGTGCAAAAGGCCATCGACGGTAAGGGGCTGATCCCATGA
- a CDS encoding carbohydrate ABC transporter permease has translation MGAGRATGWTVVNILVVVYALFPVLWILSLSLKPTSNVKDGKLIPSQITFDNYKGIFQGDIFTSALINSIGIGLITTVIAVVFGGMAAYAVARLAFPGKRLLIGVALLIAMFPQISLVTPIFNMWRSVGLFNTWPGLIIPYITFALPLAIYTLSAFFREIPWDLEKAAKMDGATPAQAFRRVIAPLAAPGIVTAAILVFIFAWNDLLLALSLTATQRAITAPVAIANFTGSSQFEEPTGSIAAGAMVITIPIIIFVLIFQRRIVAGLTSGAVKG, from the coding sequence GTGGGCGCGGGGCGCGCGACGGGTTGGACCGTCGTCAACATTCTGGTCGTCGTGTACGCGTTGTTCCCGGTGCTGTGGATCCTGAGCCTGTCGCTGAAGCCGACGTCGAATGTCAAGGACGGCAAGCTGATCCCGTCGCAGATCACCTTCGACAACTACAAGGGGATTTTCCAAGGCGACATCTTCACCTCGGCGCTGATCAACTCGATCGGCATCGGGTTGATCACCACCGTGATTGCGGTGGTTTTCGGCGGAATGGCGGCCTATGCGGTTGCGCGACTGGCGTTTCCCGGCAAGCGGCTGCTGATCGGCGTCGCGCTGCTGATCGCGATGTTCCCGCAGATCTCGCTGGTGACGCCGATCTTCAACATGTGGCGCAGCGTCGGGCTGTTCAATACCTGGCCCGGCCTGATCATTCCGTACATCACGTTCGCGCTGCCGCTGGCGATCTACACGCTCTCGGCGTTCTTCCGGGAGATCCCTTGGGATTTGGAGAAGGCGGCCAAGATGGACGGTGCCACCCCGGCTCAGGCCTTCCGCAGGGTGATCGCCCCATTGGCAGCGCCGGGCATCGTCACAGCAGCGATTCTGGTGTTCATCTTCGCGTGGAACGATCTGCTGCTGGCCTTGTCGTTGACGGCCACTCAGCGCGCCATCACGGCGCCGGTGGCGATCGCCAACTTCACCGGCAGTTCGCAATTCGAGGAGCCGACGGGCTCGATCGCGGCGGGCGCGATGGTCATCACCATCCCGATCATTATTTTTGTTCTAATCTTCCAACGACGGATCGTGGCCGGCCTGACGTCCGGCGCGGTGAAGGGATAG
- a CDS encoding glycine betaine ABC transporter substrate-binding protein, with protein sequence MQIRRWAVALLALILVGCGAPAAPPSIAVGATSEPESQLVAHLYAAALRFYGSPAQVKSVPDPVAELDSGDVLVAPGSTGQLLAIFDPDATARADAQVYRALLSALPEGVAAGDYTTSAEDKPAIAVTEQTAGAWDGRDVTAAVRNCAKIVAGVLAGAATPSKVGPCAMPKPREFRDSATLFSALRAGQINAAWTTEATPNIPTELVVLSDKTALIRAENLVPLYRRNELNEQQVLALNEVAGVLDSGSLVDMRRQVAEGKEPGLVADAWLDAHPLGR encoded by the coding sequence ATGCAGATACGCCGATGGGCAGTCGCGCTCCTCGCGCTGATTCTGGTCGGCTGCGGGGCGCCGGCTGCGCCGCCGTCGATCGCGGTCGGTGCGACGTCTGAGCCGGAATCACAATTGGTAGCGCACCTGTATGCGGCGGCACTGCGGTTTTACGGCAGCCCCGCACAAGTGAAGTCGGTGCCGGACCCAGTGGCCGAATTGGATTCTGGGGACGTTCTGGTCGCGCCGGGGTCCACCGGTCAACTGCTGGCCATATTCGACCCCGATGCCACCGCACGAGCGGACGCGCAGGTGTACCGCGCCTTGCTGTCAGCGTTGCCCGAAGGTGTTGCGGCGGGCGACTATACGACGTCGGCTGAAGACAAGCCCGCGATCGCGGTGACTGAACAGACGGCAGGTGCATGGGATGGGCGCGATGTCACCGCGGCGGTCCGCAACTGTGCGAAGATCGTCGCCGGTGTGTTGGCGGGCGCGGCCACGCCGTCGAAGGTCGGCCCGTGCGCTATGCCCAAACCGCGCGAATTCCGGGACAGTGCAACACTTTTCTCGGCACTGCGAGCCGGCCAGATCAACGCCGCGTGGACGACGGAGGCCACGCCGAACATCCCGACGGAGCTGGTCGTGCTGTCCGACAAGACCGCACTGATCCGGGCGGAGAACCTGGTTCCGCTGTATCGCCGAAACGAACTCAACGAGCAGCAGGTGCTCGCGCTCAACGAGGTGGCAGGCGTGCTCGACAGCGGCTCGCTGGTCGACATGCGCAGGCAAGTCGCCGAAGGCAAGGAACCCGGGCTGGTCGCCGACGCCTGGCTCGACGCCCACCCGTTGGGTCGCTAG
- a CDS encoding carbohydrate ABC transporter permease, translating into MTAVAQPAAPATPTGGTDDKKSERRLAYLLIAPAVLLMIAVTAYPIGYAVWLSLQRYNLATPDDTSFVGVQNYITVLSDRYWWTAFVVTLAITVVSVAIEFVLGMALALVMHRTIFGKGLVRTAILIPYGIVTVAASYSWYYAWTPGTGYLANLLPSGSAPLTEQLPSLAIVVLAEVWKTTPFMALLLLAGLALVPQDLLNAAQVDGAGAWKRLVKVILPLIKPAILVALLFRTLDAFRIFDNIYVLTAGANQTGSVSILGYDNLFKAFNLGLGSAISVLIFLSVAIIAFIYIKLFGASAPGADEERR; encoded by the coding sequence ATGACCGCGGTTGCTCAGCCGGCCGCCCCTGCCACGCCGACCGGCGGCACCGACGACAAGAAGTCGGAGCGGCGGCTCGCATACCTGTTGATCGCTCCCGCGGTGTTGCTGATGATTGCGGTCACTGCGTATCCGATCGGTTACGCGGTGTGGTTGAGCCTGCAGCGATACAACCTCGCGACACCGGACGACACCTCTTTCGTCGGCGTGCAGAACTACATCACCGTGTTGTCCGACCGGTATTGGTGGACGGCGTTTGTGGTGACGCTGGCGATCACTGTGGTGTCGGTGGCCATCGAGTTCGTGCTCGGCATGGCGCTGGCGCTCGTCATGCATCGCACGATCTTCGGTAAGGGCTTGGTGCGCACCGCGATTCTGATTCCATACGGCATCGTGACCGTCGCTGCATCGTACAGCTGGTACTACGCGTGGACGCCGGGGACCGGCTATCTGGCCAACCTGCTGCCGTCAGGCAGCGCACCGCTGACCGAACAGCTTCCGTCGCTCGCGATCGTGGTGCTGGCCGAGGTGTGGAAGACGACGCCGTTCATGGCACTGCTGCTGCTCGCCGGATTGGCCCTGGTGCCACAGGATCTGCTGAACGCGGCTCAGGTCGATGGAGCCGGCGCGTGGAAGCGGTTGGTCAAAGTGATTCTGCCGCTGATCAAACCGGCCATTCTGGTGGCGCTGTTGTTCCGCACGCTTGACGCGTTCCGGATCTTCGACAACATCTACGTGCTGACCGCTGGCGCGAACCAGACGGGCTCGGTGTCAATCCTTGGCTACGACAACCTATTCAAGGCATTCAACCTTGGCCTGGGGTCGGCGATCAGCGTGCTGATCTTCCTGTCGGTCGCGATCATCGCGTTCATCTACATCAAGCTCTTCGGCGCCTCGGCGCCGGGAGCCGACGAAGAGAGGCGCTGA
- the corA gene encoding magnesium/cobalt transporter CorA yields the protein MPSFRGLPPSLRPAVRPKHGHPDVKSIHVPVARAMVDCGIYVDGQRAPGKYTHAAALNKVHELEREGKDAFVWIGLHEPDEHQMQAVADVFCLHELAVEDAVHAHQRPKLERYDKTLFLVLKTVKYVEHESMINAREIVETGEIMIFVGPDFVVTVRHGEHGGLADVRRRLDASPAILKLGPYAIMHAIADHVVDKYLDITDLIETDIDAMEEDIFSPRTQTNIECIYLLKREVVELRRAVAPLTLALQRMGADHNDLISIEVRRYLRDVLDHNIQAADRIASYDDMLSSLVQAALGKVAMQQNVDMRKISAWVAIAAIPTALAGIYGMNFDHMPELHWVWGYPTVLLTMVIVCSLLYRTFRHNHWL from the coding sequence ATGCCATCGTTCCGCGGACTACCACCATCTCTTCGGCCGGCGGTGCGCCCCAAACACGGCCATCCGGACGTGAAGTCGATCCATGTGCCGGTGGCCCGCGCCATGGTCGACTGCGGCATCTACGTCGACGGTCAGCGCGCGCCGGGCAAGTACACCCACGCCGCGGCGCTGAACAAGGTCCACGAGCTCGAACGCGAAGGCAAGGACGCGTTCGTCTGGATCGGTCTGCACGAACCCGATGAACACCAGATGCAGGCCGTCGCCGACGTCTTCTGCCTGCACGAGCTGGCTGTCGAGGACGCCGTGCACGCACACCAGCGGCCCAAGCTGGAGCGCTACGACAAGACGCTGTTCCTGGTGCTCAAGACGGTGAAGTACGTCGAGCACGAGTCGATGATCAACGCCCGCGAGATCGTCGAGACCGGCGAGATCATGATCTTCGTCGGACCCGACTTCGTGGTCACCGTCCGGCACGGCGAGCACGGTGGCCTGGCCGACGTGCGACGGCGGCTCGATGCCTCCCCCGCGATTCTCAAGCTCGGGCCCTACGCGATCATGCACGCGATCGCCGACCACGTCGTCGACAAATACCTCGACATCACCGATTTGATCGAGACCGACATCGACGCGATGGAAGAGGACATCTTCTCGCCGAGGACGCAGACGAACATCGAGTGCATCTATCTGCTCAAGCGCGAGGTTGTTGAGCTGCGCAGGGCGGTTGCGCCGTTGACGCTCGCCCTGCAGCGCATGGGCGCCGACCACAACGACCTGATCTCGATCGAGGTCCGGCGGTACCTGCGCGACGTTCTCGACCACAACATCCAGGCCGCCGACCGGATCGCGAGCTACGACGACATGCTCAGTTCGCTGGTGCAGGCCGCGCTGGGCAAGGTCGCGATGCAGCAGAACGTCGACATGCGCAAGATCTCGGCATGGGTGGCCATCGCGGCGATACCGACCGCACTGGCGGGCATCTACGGCATGAACTTCGACCACATGCCCGAGTTGCATTGGGTGTGGGGCTATCCGACGGTGCTTCTGACGATGGTGATCGTCTGCTCGCTGCTGTACCGGACCTTCCGGCACAACCACTGGCTCTGA
- a CDS encoding general stress protein, with protein MTSPFQPGQTPGLTPGTPTAGRGGPAALPTPPKGWPIGSYPTYVEAQRAVDYLSDQQFPVQQVTIVGVDLMQVERVTGRLSWPKVLAGGVVTGAWLGLFIGLILGFFSPSPWGALITGLVAGVFFGLITSAIPYAMARGTRDFSSTMQLVAGRYDVLCDPQNAERGRDLLARLTI; from the coding sequence ATGACCAGCCCGTTTCAGCCAGGACAGACCCCGGGCCTGACGCCGGGCACCCCCACCGCGGGACGCGGTGGCCCGGCCGCTTTGCCCACCCCGCCGAAGGGCTGGCCGATCGGCTCGTACCCGACCTATGTCGAGGCGCAGCGCGCCGTCGACTACCTGTCCGACCAACAGTTCCCGGTGCAGCAGGTGACGATTGTCGGCGTCGACCTGATGCAGGTGGAACGGGTTACCGGCAGGTTGTCCTGGCCCAAGGTGCTGGCAGGTGGGGTGGTGACCGGGGCGTGGCTTGGCCTGTTCATCGGCCTGATCCTCGGCTTCTTCAGCCCCAGCCCGTGGGGGGCGCTGATCACCGGTCTGGTGGCCGGTGTGTTCTTCGGGTTGATCACGTCGGCAATCCCGTATGCGATGGCGCGCGGCACAAGAGATTTCAGCTCGACGATGCAGCTCGTCGCCGGCCGCTACGACGTTCTGTGTGACCCCCAGAACGCAGAGCGGGGCCGGGATCTGCTGGCGCGCTTGACGATCTGA
- a CDS encoding malate dehydrogenase, with amino-acid sequence MSTTPLKVAVTGAAGQIGYSLLFRLASGSLLGPDRPIELRLLEIEPALKALEGVVMELDDCAFPLLAGVEIGSDANKIFDGTNLALLVGARPRGPGMERGDLLEANGAIFTAQGKALNEVAADDIRIGVTGNPANTNALIAMSNAPDIPKERFSALTRLDHNRAISQLAKKTGAAVTDIKKVTIWGNHSATQYPDIFHAEVNGKNAAEVVNDQGWIENDFIPTVAKRGAAIIDARGASSAASAASATTDAARDWLLGSAEGDWVSMAVLSDGSYGVPEGLISSFPVTTKDGNWSIVQGLEIDDFSRARIDKSTAELDDERKAVTELGLI; translated from the coding sequence GTGAGCACAACTCCCCTCAAGGTCGCCGTCACCGGTGCCGCAGGCCAGATCGGCTACAGCCTGTTGTTCCGCCTGGCTAGTGGATCGCTGCTCGGCCCCGACCGCCCGATCGAGCTGCGGCTGCTGGAGATCGAACCGGCGCTCAAGGCGCTCGAGGGTGTCGTGATGGAGCTCGACGACTGCGCGTTCCCGCTACTGGCGGGTGTCGAGATTGGCTCGGACGCCAACAAGATCTTCGACGGCACCAACCTGGCCCTGCTGGTTGGCGCGCGTCCGCGTGGACCGGGCATGGAGCGCGGCGACCTGCTGGAGGCCAACGGCGCGATCTTCACCGCTCAGGGCAAGGCGCTCAACGAGGTCGCCGCCGACGACATCCGCATCGGCGTCACGGGCAACCCCGCCAACACCAATGCGCTGATCGCGATGAGCAATGCGCCCGACATCCCGAAGGAGCGGTTCTCCGCGCTCACTCGCCTCGACCACAACCGGGCCATCTCGCAGCTGGCCAAGAAGACCGGCGCGGCCGTCACCGACATCAAGAAGGTGACGATCTGGGGCAACCACTCGGCCACCCAGTACCCCGACATCTTCCACGCCGAGGTCAACGGCAAGAACGCCGCCGAGGTCGTCAACGACCAGGGCTGGATCGAGAATGACTTCATCCCGACTGTGGCCAAGCGCGGTGCGGCCATCATCGACGCGCGCGGCGCATCGTCGGCCGCTTCGGCTGCATCGGCGACCACCGACGCCGCCCGCGATTGGCTGCTGGGCAGCGCCGAGGGTGACTGGGTTTCGATGGCGGTGCTCTCGGACGGCAGCTACGGCGTGCCGGAGGGCCTGATCTCGTCGTTCCCAGTGACCACCAAGGACGGCAACTGGAGCATCGTGCAGGGGCTGGAGATCGACGATTTCTCCCGCGCCCGCATCGACAAGTCGACCGCGGAGCTCGATGACGAGCGAAAAGCGGTCACCGAGCTCGGCCTCATTTGA
- a CDS encoding suppressor of fused domain protein, with protein MIDVLAKVRSHLGEHFTRAGIIAEPDEASVTFLGSERIELLRFGPDDDGVSHYVSLGCSRHPMFDPTEMVTDALHGPRAEIVVALRGPTPAGLTRSVAVVAAAPAVEGLILEPDALIDLETPLWDSAPFTAFLLGRSDIDDVPLTDPLPPVTVLSATPITATEAAWVRLKGADAMREAWAQDGVDVLDPRRRAAKPT; from the coding sequence GTGATCGACGTCCTGGCGAAGGTCCGCTCGCATCTCGGCGAGCACTTCACCCGGGCCGGGATCATCGCGGAACCCGACGAAGCCAGTGTGACGTTTCTTGGCAGCGAGCGCATCGAACTGTTGCGGTTCGGCCCCGACGATGACGGCGTGAGTCACTATGTGTCGCTTGGCTGTTCACGCCATCCGATGTTCGACCCGACGGAGATGGTGACCGACGCGCTACACGGTCCGCGTGCCGAGATCGTCGTCGCGTTGCGCGGCCCAACACCCGCGGGGCTTACCCGCTCGGTGGCCGTCGTGGCCGCCGCCCCCGCCGTCGAGGGCCTGATCCTCGAGCCCGACGCGCTCATCGATCTCGAGACACCGTTGTGGGACTCTGCGCCGTTCACCGCATTCCTGTTGGGCCGCAGCGACATTGACGATGTTCCGCTGACGGACCCGCTGCCGCCGGTTACCGTGCTGTCGGCCACGCCGATCACCGCCACCGAGGCTGCGTGGGTGCGCCTGAAGGGCGCCGACGCGATGCGCGAGGCGTGGGCGCAGGACGGAGTCGACGTGCTGGATCCACGGCGGCGAGCCGCCAAACCCACCTGA
- a CDS encoding DUF4190 domain-containing protein has product MTNPGEDAGQTASSDSDSGASEPASGGYEAPSIEQSETNPASSPQSGVTQQVEQPGYTPPSAYTPPPVYDAPSYPQQPGYPNFPPPDYSTPTDYPAPGAAQPGYPPPPYPGPPGYGAPSYPPPPQYGTPQYGTPPYGAPTPGYPPPPTGYGPPPTGYPAPDYSIYGPPPHKTNSMAIASLVASLVGFLCWLGSIAGIVLGIVAMNQIKQSREEGHGLAVAGIAIGAVSLIVGFIFMVVAFNS; this is encoded by the coding sequence ATGACAAATCCGGGCGAGGACGCAGGCCAAACGGCATCATCCGACTCCGATAGCGGGGCGTCGGAGCCGGCGTCCGGCGGCTACGAGGCGCCCTCGATCGAGCAGTCCGAGACCAACCCTGCCAGCTCCCCGCAGTCCGGCGTGACCCAACAGGTCGAGCAGCCCGGTTACACCCCGCCTTCGGCCTACACCCCGCCGCCCGTGTACGACGCGCCCAGCTATCCGCAACAGCCGGGCTACCCCAACTTTCCGCCGCCGGACTATTCGACGCCGACGGACTATCCGGCGCCTGGCGCTGCCCAGCCTGGCTATCCGCCGCCGCCGTACCCCGGACCGCCTGGCTACGGCGCGCCGTCGTATCCGCCGCCGCCCCAATACGGGACACCTCAGTACGGGACGCCGCCATATGGGGCTCCGACGCCCGGCTATCCGCCGCCGCCGACGGGCTACGGCCCACCGCCGACCGGCTATCCGGCGCCCGATTACTCGATCTACGGACCACCGCCGCACAAGACGAACTCGATGGCGATCGCCTCGCTGGTCGCCTCGCTGGTCGGCTTTCTGTGCTGGCTGGGCTCGATCGCAGGGATAGTGCTCGGCATCGTCGCGATGAACCAGATCAAGCAGTCCCGTGAAGAGGGACACGGTCTGGCGGTGGCGGGCATCGCCATCGGCGCGGTGTCGCTGATCGTCGGATTCATCTTCATGGTTGTGGCGTTCAACAGCTGA
- a CDS encoding ABC transporter ATP-binding protein → MAEIVLDRVTKSYPNGATAVKDLSITIADGEFIILVGPSGCGKSTTLNMIAGLEEISSGELRIGGERVNEKAPKDRDIAMVFQSYALYPHMTVRQNIAFPLTLAKVQKAEIAQKVEDTAKILGLTEFLDRKPGQLSGGQRQRVAMGRAIVRDPKAFLMDEPLSNLDAKLRVQMRSEIARLQTRLGTTTVYVTHDQTEAMTLGDRVVVLLGGVAQQIGTPDELYNRPANLFVAGFIGSPAMNFFPATLTDVGVRLPMGEITLTQEVHDMLAKHPTPNNVIVGIRPEHLEDASLIDTYQRIRALVFEVKVDVVESLGAEKFVHFKIEGASAQSAQLAAAAESEVGENEFVARVSTESKVTPGQTIELAFDTTKVAIFDADSGVNLTIDPAGSQEEPSAAAPPPPAE, encoded by the coding sequence ATGGCCGAAATTGTGTTGGACCGGGTGACCAAGAGTTACCCCAACGGCGCGACGGCCGTCAAAGACCTGTCGATCACGATCGCGGACGGCGAGTTCATCATTCTGGTCGGGCCATCCGGGTGCGGAAAGTCCACGACGCTGAACATGATTGCCGGGCTCGAGGAGATCTCGTCGGGCGAGCTGCGCATCGGCGGGGAGCGCGTGAACGAGAAGGCGCCCAAGGACCGCGACATCGCAATGGTGTTCCAGTCCTATGCTCTGTACCCGCATATGACTGTGCGGCAGAACATTGCCTTCCCGCTGACGTTGGCCAAGGTGCAGAAGGCCGAGATCGCGCAGAAGGTCGAGGACACCGCGAAAATCCTTGGCCTGACGGAGTTTTTGGATCGCAAACCAGGACAGCTCTCGGGTGGTCAGCGGCAGCGCGTGGCCATGGGGCGTGCCATCGTGCGGGATCCCAAGGCGTTCCTGATGGACGAGCCGCTGTCGAATCTGGACGCCAAGTTGCGCGTTCAGATGCGTTCGGAGATTGCGCGGCTGCAGACCCGGTTGGGCACCACGACCGTCTACGTCACCCACGATCAGACCGAGGCGATGACGCTCGGCGACCGGGTGGTGGTGCTCTTGGGCGGCGTGGCCCAGCAGATCGGCACACCAGACGAGCTGTACAACAGGCCGGCCAACCTGTTTGTCGCCGGGTTCATCGGGTCCCCGGCGATGAACTTCTTCCCTGCGACCTTGACCGACGTCGGCGTGCGCCTGCCGATGGGCGAGATCACGTTGACCCAAGAGGTCCACGACATGCTCGCAAAGCACCCGACACCAAACAACGTGATCGTCGGGATCCGGCCGGAACACCTCGAGGATGCCAGCCTCATCGACACCTATCAGCGGATCAGGGCGCTGGTCTTCGAGGTGAAGGTCGACGTGGTGGAATCGCTCGGCGCCGAGAAGTTCGTGCACTTCAAGATCGAGGGTGCGAGTGCGCAGTCGGCCCAGCTGGCCGCGGCGGCCGAATCCGAAGTCGGCGAAAACGAGTTCGTCGCACGGGTTTCCACTGAGTCGAAGGTGACGCCGGGCCAGACCATCGAGCTGGCGTTCGACACCACCAAGGTCGCAATCTTCGACGCAGACTCCGGAGTGAACCTGACGATCGACCCGGCGGGTTCGCAGGAGGAGCCGTCCGCAGCGGCACCGCCGCCGCCCGCCGAGTGA
- a CDS encoding NAD(P)-dependent malic enzyme, producing the protein MTETVPQEVQSPQIVVTDEEIFEAHVGGKLSAELKAPLDTQRALSIAYTPGVAQVSRAIAADHTLAARYTWANRLVAVVSDGTAVLGLGDIGPAAALPVMEGKCALFKAFGELDSIPIVLDTKDPDEIVETLVRLRPTFGAVNLEDISAPRCFDIERRLIEALDCPVMHDDQHGTAIVVLAALMGATRVLDRDMASLRVVISGVGAAGVACANILLAAGVTDITVVDTRGILHPGRDGLTEVKAELAGRTNPDGLTGGMVEALRGADMFLGVSGGVVPEDLVATMAPDGIVMALSNPDPEIHPDVAAKYASVVATGRSDFPNQINNVLAFPGIFRGALDAGARRITERMKVAAAEAIFAVACDDLAVDRIVPSPLDPRVAPEVAAAVAAAAEL; encoded by the coding sequence GTGACTGAAACGGTGCCGCAGGAAGTCCAAAGCCCGCAGATCGTCGTCACCGATGAGGAGATCTTCGAGGCCCACGTAGGCGGCAAGCTGTCTGCGGAGCTGAAGGCCCCACTGGACACACAGCGCGCGCTGTCGATCGCCTACACGCCCGGCGTGGCACAGGTCAGCCGGGCGATCGCCGCTGACCACACCCTGGCCGCCCGCTATACGTGGGCCAACCGGCTGGTGGCGGTTGTCAGTGACGGCACCGCGGTACTCGGCCTCGGCGATATCGGGCCTGCAGCGGCGCTGCCGGTGATGGAGGGCAAGTGCGCGCTGTTCAAGGCATTCGGCGAGCTGGACTCGATCCCGATCGTGTTGGACACCAAGGATCCCGACGAGATCGTCGAAACCCTGGTGCGGCTGCGGCCGACGTTCGGCGCGGTCAACCTCGAGGACATCTCGGCGCCGCGCTGCTTTGACATCGAGCGACGCCTGATCGAAGCGCTCGACTGCCCGGTGATGCACGACGACCAGCACGGCACCGCGATCGTCGTGCTCGCGGCCCTGATGGGCGCAACGAGGGTGCTCGACCGCGACATGGCCTCGCTGCGCGTGGTGATCTCCGGTGTCGGTGCCGCGGGCGTTGCGTGCGCGAATATCCTTCTGGCAGCAGGCGTTACGGATATCACCGTGGTCGACACCCGCGGCATTCTGCATCCTGGCCGCGACGGGCTCACGGAGGTCAAGGCTGAGCTGGCGGGACGCACCAATCCCGACGGCCTGACTGGCGGCATGGTGGAGGCGCTGCGGGGCGCCGACATGTTCCTCGGTGTCTCCGGAGGCGTGGTCCCCGAGGATCTCGTCGCGACGATGGCGCCCGACGGCATTGTGATGGCGCTGTCGAATCCCGATCCGGAGATCCACCCCGACGTCGCCGCGAAATACGCCTCCGTGGTTGCGACCGGCCGCAGCGACTTCCCGAACCAGATCAACAATGTGCTGGCGTTCCCCGGGATCTTCCGCGGAGCGCTGGACGCGGGGGCGCGGCGAATCACCGAGCGGATGAAAGTCGCTGCCGCGGAAGCGATCTTCGCGGTCGCCTGCGACGACCTCGCCGTGGACCGGATCGTGCCGAGCCCGCTCGATCCTCGGGTCGCCCCGGAGGTCGCAGCGGCGGTGGCCGCAGCCGCTGAGCTCTGA